The genomic stretch ttcgaatcccgtgggcgggtaccaatttttctaataaaatacgtacttgacaaatgttcacgattgacttccacggtaaaggaataacatcgtgtaataaaaatcaaacccgcaaaattataatttgcgtaattactgatggtagaacctcttgtgagtccgcgtggataggtaccgccgccctgcctatttctgccgtgaagcagtaatgcgtttcggtttgaagagtggggcagccgttgtaactatacttgagaccatagaatagatgggtggtgcatttacgttgtagatgtctatgggctccagtaaccacttaacaccaggtgggctgggagctcgtccacccatctaagcaataaaaaaattgtatttatagtATATAATTAGTATCAATTATGTTACTATTGTATATTAAACAAGAGTATTATTAGTTCTTTGATTATTTAATCGCAAATTAAATGCAATGAACAATCCTCACCATTCCCCAGGAATCGTCCCGTTTCTTGCAGAAGGTCATGTGCATGCCGTTGTACAGGGACTTCTCGATCTGTTCGGTCAGCAGCGGCTCCTCCCAGGGCATCTCGTTGAGGTGATCCATGAACGACTTGTTCAGGAACTCCGACGGTTCAACGATCACTAGTTCCTCTGGGAACGAGAAATTAAAGTAagttacatatattataatatttcgcGAGGAGTGAAACGATATATATGGTTTaaccgacatttttgcaactttaaaggagagctatttaaaatttaaaatttagcaaaaatataataacaaacaaaacttcttcagctgtttgaatggagtaaacttgattgaagttcaattaaatacatcgaactgttgatgttgataccaaacaaaacgcacctttaattacaaagataaatgtcgcatattaagcgcgtatatatatatatatatatatttttttattgcttagatgggtggacgagctcacagcccacctggtgttaagtggttattggagcccatagacatctacaacgtaaatgcgccatctaccttgagatatgagttctaaggtctcgagtacaacggctgccccacccttcaaaccgaaacgcattacggcttcacggcagaaatgggcagggtggtggtacctacccgcgcggactcacaagaggtcctaccaccaaacatACGGTTATAATGAGACTTCAATATGTTGCTCTGTAAAAACAAagattttatggatttttttttactaaattaacgtgtaataaaatacCAAATAACGACAAGTCTATTTTCATTGCAAATTCGTTTGCAATTCtacatagaaataaattttatagctTCATATTTTTTCATCTCTTTTTTCATCATTGTTTTCTTGATATTCTACATTAATTCCGATTACTTTACAAGgctaacagaaaaaaaaaacaatgtacatGGCTGCGTTTGTGTGCGTCCCTACACTTATTTACAGAAGGACCATTCAGTTGTCTGTACTTACTCATCAGTCCAACGCCTTGATCGTCTCCTTGCTTGGCGGTTTCGTCGGTGCTCCTCTGTTTCACGTCGATCTCCAGCTGCGGCGGTAAATTTTCGAGGCTTCTGTAATCATAACACGACTCCCGTTACCATGGAAGCAAATTGATAAATCGAAACTTTGGTATTAAAATTAGAACccgtataaattttttttattgcttagatgggtggacgagctcacagccaacctggtgttaagtggttactggagcccatagacatctagaacgtaaatgcgccacccacctttagatataagttctaaggtctcagctatagttacaacagctgccccacccttaaaaccgaaacgcattactgcttcgcggcagaaataggcaaggcggtggtacctaatcatgcggactcacaagaggtcctaccaccagttaaaactACATGCATCGATCACTATAGTACTTACATtgtatagtatatagtatagtaaTTAGACTGAatcgtaacaaaataaaacttaccCGGATGACAAAAATATGTTTTCGACTTGCGTAAAGTTCAATCCGTAAAACTTTTTGACTCCGAACGTTTCGAAGAACTCTTTGACCGGTGTCATTGAATAGCAACCCGCCAGCTCCGTACGAGGGTAGTACAAAATGAAGGATAGGCACATTTCCTGCAAACAATATctatatcttaatatatataggtgtttcctgagcgctatgacttgtccttcttcaaacgaggcttgtggagagtactgcTCTGCCtgctctggcattgctggagtccatgggcgacggtaaccatttaccatcagatgggccgtatgcgtACAAGaccaataattatatatataaaaattacgttATATGTTGTTTAtccgcgatggacacctaaaTTAGTGAAccgatttttacatttttaaaaaaataattattttgatccAACTTAGGCCttatagaatgttttttttttcgattaatggtcgcaatatttattaattaacaataaaatgatttcttacgttgattattgttatcttaaatcagtttttacagacaattgtaccATTGTCTAACAtcaatatctcatagatggcgctgtgatAAAAATACCATCGTTTCATATAAGCTACAATTtggcataaacaccacgtgttgctgaggcttaAGTccaagtgaaatttatttcgtagtaaatgcaatacagtgaaatccaattattcttactttattaatttttagtaatagcatagccggccacgtgttatttagaaacaaaaaacaaaatgtgtgcaattcacacgtgggagaagtgaaaccttccaaaattaaaatacaattatctgaaacgtcttaagtatatgtaaaattttgtcattagtaaataattgtaaggtagcgccctctgtgaattgatattttaatttcacgtataatcctaaattaacaagagctttcatacacacgttattattaaaaaatctcacagatggcgctgtattaaatagtatatttctgtctcattctttgctggcttcatcctacacatttttgtatttgtgtctcttacctgtcgttttttccgttgcatccggtttgaaatcacaacgattctaaagaagtttttacttcaaaaaccttagccacagcaacgtgtggccgagTCTGCtagttatatatgtatatattacaaCATCATATTTAACACCAACGTTTTACAACTGCGGAAGTACTGTAAGCCTCAGTGCTTTAATAAGCACGACGACCGGTGTATACGAGACGCTAAGTTATAAATAGATGTTTCTAGAATGAATATGTGTTCATGAAGAGCATTAGTTATTTGTGTTAAGATCTTTTGGTAGCAGCACTGTCTTGGAGATTACAACCGGAAATACAATCATCATCAACCAATTGTTTGGGAGGTAAAATAAACCTTATTGTAACGGCATTAGGACCTCGACTACTATTCTCAATGTGAACTGTGGGGTTAAGGTCACATGTATATGGTAAAACCGTAACGCTTAAGGGTAGATTCAAGAGACCATACTAAAGTTTAATATCGTAttcttaattatgtatattatgttatttatattttgaaagtCACCTGTTTCGCAGAATAGCCCCCCAAAATAGGTTTAGTTCTCGACGTAGTGTCGTAAGTGCATTCAGTGATCAGCGTATCTCCTCTCTTGAATTTCCTACCGCCGGGCACCACTCTTGATTGTTGGTAGCGAGCATCATATGAGTTctcctaaaaacaaaaaaacgaaaatcAGTCAACTTTCGATAAAGCGGATTTTTataacagcgccatctgttgtaAGCGTTATAAAACTGctcacaaaatttaaatttatagatgCAGCGCCACCTGTTCGTATTTTGATAAAGTTAATATGTGCCAACAGATGGcgctaaaatgaaaatatttacctCCGATATCCTCGGCAACTCCTGCGTGCCCCTAACATGTTTGAGGGCTATCTTTCTCGCTGTTCCGTGAGCGTGAAGAAGAACTGACACGATGTTGATGCCCTCGTCGGGTAGGGTCTGGAATCGATATTCAAATTGTGCATAAACTAGGGGGCAACGCTAACAGTAAAATCCGGTTAATACGATCCCGTTTTATACGTTTTTTCTGAATAGCGCGTCACTTTACGACAGTCCCTTGAGGTATACCTTTTATATAACGTTGTCACACTGAATACATTTCCCATTTGTGCTGGATATTTTACTGCCATCTGGACGTTTTTCCGCTCAGAGTGGTCGTAGGCGAATGTTTGTGACGACAGAAAACGGAAACATCTATTAACCCTTTTAGCGCGAAGCGTCGATGGATAGACTATATCGAAAGATAGACTAGATACAAAAATCTAGATTCTAAATTCGCTAAATAAGAATGAAAGGCATATCCAGGACTatacattttcaaattttaattgcttctaatttattatatatgaaCACGATCGCTTCTCGTCAAGATATCTTCAAATAGATCATCACGATTTTTTAGATGGattaacgagctcacggtccaccttgcggtaagtggtcaccggagcccatagacatcaacaacgttaatgcggCCACTCAACTTGATACTTgatttctaagtctccgttttacagtacaacacctttcaaaccgaaacgcgttactgcttcacggcagaaatagacggggtagtggtacctacctgtgcggactcacaagaggtcctaccaccagtaattacgcaaattgttattccttcagcgtggaagtcaatcgttaacatttgttaagcacaattttcattagaaaaattggtacccacctgtgggattcgaacaccgttgcatcgctcgatacgaatgcatcggacgtcttatcttttaggccacgacaacttcaactACTCTAGAGACACTACCTACTCGTACAGGCTCAAAAGACCTCGTACCACGAGTGTATTAAAGTGTTAGAACACTCACCGTGTCGGTACACTCGGAGCTGCATATCCCCACGGTCCTGTAGCGCCGTTGTTTCGGGGGGATCACGTGGAGGGCCGACACCCCTATGCCGGCGCCGAGGAGGGCGGCGTCGTGTTGCCTCAAAGCGGGCGTGTAGTGCACCCTTATACCGGAACTGTCCAGAACTGAGAATTAAAACAAGATGATTTTGAACGTCGCTCTTAGACTCTTTCGCtgtttgaaatgttttaataGCATTGCGATTCATCGAAATTACAagtttcctaaaaaaaaaaaaaattgccccaTCAAGAGGAATAGGTAATTCGATGCGTGaaaaaaagctatttggtttaagcgagatttttgaaactttacaggagagccatttaaagtttaaaatttggaaaaaacgtcataacaaaaaaaaaacatcaattcttcagctatttaaatggagtaagcttaattgaagataaattaaaaacatcgaacttttaatgctaataccaaataaaacgcagctTTAATTAGAAAGATAAAAGTTGCGTATTAAGCGCTATTTCGCTTAGACCAAATTGCCTTTAACCCCTGCAATTAATTAtcgatgaaaaataaaataaccttttttttttttttttcctacctaagctgatagccttaagaggctatatcagcggaaccttaactagtaggtgagctcacggggctcaaacctgacgacgttgctaacacgaaccctaaccagagccgtgcttcgcagaatctactaccggatcggaaacgcgacccactgagaagatccggcgagaaactcagtggactaaaATTACCAATTATCACTTATTACCAACTTTAAAATTACGTTCATTAACTCACCGTCGTGCAACGCTTGATTATCGTAATGAACCTCGAGCATGTAGAACGAAACCCCTCCGTCTTCCCCCAAGGGTATACCGACGCTTTCCGGCAGGAATTCACCTGAAAATTTCGCAAGCTAATTAATTTAGTTTCGCGCCAAACGATAATGAACCTTACGACGATAAGATTAAGACGCGATGAATAACGTCCAATTAATTGagttgttaatttaaataacatgTTTCGGTGAAATTTGAACATTTCGATGCTATCGATTTTTAGTAGAATTGTTTAGTTATGAAACTTAAaacattgaattattaaattaagattttaatcgtatttgaatgtttaatttattatctatatattaatacgtgaagcaaaaactttgtatccctttttacgaaaattgcgcggacggggcagtatgaaattttccacactcatagagaatacagaggaggagtgcacaatgctaatattttttaaaaataattaaaaaaagatacattaaatcaataaagaaaacattacacacactacataccatgtatttaacgcacacacacatgcatactatttattgtcaaacttttgtttttgacatctgttgtcaatttgagaatagattaaatattgtttgtctttgttaatattttttatagtgtagtcttggcgaaatttgtgattatagaagtataaaatacaatcataatagtgtacaaaacttacaattccaattaattatagtcgaatttcgactactgcgggagctctagttttaattattggtCTTAACTTTAGAAAATGCTTTTAAAGTCCCAAAGAACTTGATTAATGATATctgatgtatttatttaccttGAGATCCAATAGCCCAAGCCGCAATTGGCCTGGCACAAGTAGCCCAACCACTTGGCCGTATTGGTCCAAAATACCCGTCGCTATCAGCCCAAACGTTCCACAGGTGTTTGTCTTCGTCTTCAGCGCATTCATATAGAACCATATGATGTACAGGCGAAAAACTATTATTGTCTGCGACGGGTTTGCCGTTCTTTATTGGCCGACTATCGATCAGAGGTTGGTAGCCAATTATATGATGCTTCTTAGGCAAGTCCGGAGCTTTGAAGATTTTACACCAAAATAGCGTTGCCATATCGTGGGGGATGGTCAACtagaatataaattaagacATCGTGTATTTTAAACATACCAAATGAATACGTACTGTTAATACATCTGTGtgtttagtgagagttttttaacgttctcgatagcgtaaaagttaaatcaaatgtATATGGAGGTGaaacgtttgcctgcgtttgccaCTAGAGGCGCCGTTCCAACTGCATAATCTTTATGCCACGACGACTCCAATACCTATACTCCCATATAAATACTTACATTAGTCAATCTGACATCCCAATGTTTTAGAGGTATCGTCTCGGGTTTCGACACTGGTTGCAGAAGTCTTAATGGTCTAGATCCACTCTTCATGTGTTTTGGAAGCTGTCCATCTGAGCCCTCAGGTCCAAGCGCCCAAAGCACTTGTACTGTGTCCtcctaaaacaaaacaaatattggCTATAGGCCACTTATCAGATCGAGTGGTCATTATCCTTTCTGCAGTTGAGCTGTGGAAATGAAaagaaattgattttaaattgaaatacaaaCTATCCTGTTTCTTAAGTTGCACCAAACTACACACAGCGTGTGAGTTCTATTAAAAATGGATCCATTAGTTCAGAAGTTCATCGCGGACAAACGAATTGACGCAAAATTTTTATATGTGTAAAGATAGTAAAAATCTGAATGGTCTGTTAAATGCTATTTGTCTTTCTGATTTTAATAGCTATTTACGATTTTTAATCtcaactatattaaaaaatgaaaaacttttaaaattttccaacataattttaaaaataaaatatatttgaaactgTGATTTCTTAGTGATGTTCGTCGAATTTGAATCGTTAAGCGCAcactagtatagatatagaatacTTACGCCAATAACAAAGTCTTGTCTATCGCAAGTGTTGAGCTGCCTCCGAAATTCCACAGTCGTGTGGGTCGCATTCTGATACCCAGATATGAGCTCGTAATTCTGAACGTCGTCGGCTACTGGTAGATCTTCGTGCTCGGGTCCGTGACAATCCTGAAATAGGAATTCAGGTTAATCAAATAGTTCGGTTACTAATACCaagaattatagtcgaatccgCCGATACATAAAGCGCTATCTATCTATATCCATAATTATATACCAAAGGTATATAATTCAATCAGAACCTATCTGTAAAGTTAAACGGATGAAATCgcgtatttttttctaaagataACAAATCATAATTTTCCGTAGGAGAATAAAATGTTTTCGGGGGATAAAAGTTAGGTAGCTTATGCCACTAACATGACCTAAAACTTTAGAAAATCATATTAATGCGTTGCTTCATTTCGACGTGCAAGAAGGTAATACATACAGACAACCAAACAAACacattttcaaatttacataattaaagtATGGAT from Bombyx mori chromosome 3, ASM3026992v2 encodes the following:
- the LOC101740617 gene encoding MOXD1 homolog 1 — its product is MQLQLVLTLCVILLCDAKLPRFRQLIQPNELPANLTQNSQTLRHRQTESKNEKTSRIADQYRQRHRRDVFDSTSYESSLIWAHSERLDQNGDVVLRWVYSDSSITFRLEARTLGYVGLGFNTVGNMRGADLVVGWVDDRNGNAQIVDCHGPEHEDLPVADDVQNYELISGYQNATHTTVEFRRQLNTCDRQDFVIGEDTVQVLWALGPEGSDGQLPKHMKSGSRPLRLLQPVSKPETIPLKHWDVRLTNLTIPHDMATLFWCKIFKAPDLPKKHHIIGYQPLIDSRPIKNGKPVADNNSFSPVHHMVLYECAEDEDKHLWNVWADSDGYFGPIRPSGWATCARPIAAWAIGSQGEFLPESVGIPLGEDGGVSFYMLEVHYDNQALHDVLDSSGIRVHYTPALRQHDAALLGAGIGVSALHVIPPKQRRYRTVGICSSECTDTTLPDEGINIVSVLLHAHGTARKIALKHVRGTQELPRISEENSYDARYQQSRVVPGGRKFKRGDTLITECTYDTTSRTKPILGGYSAKQEMCLSFILYYPRTELAGCYSMTPVKEFFETFGVKKFYGLNFTQVENIFLSSGSLENLPPQLEIDVKQRSTDETAKQGDDQGVGLMKELVIVEPSEFLNKSFMDHLNEMPWEEPLLTEQIEKSLYNGMHMTFCKKRDDSWGMPIQIQNYPAYSELTTNEASEKSCNYKSVRLPSVTKSSTGAAAHTTLSSITLLVCISLAATR